In the Tribolium castaneum strain GA2 chromosome 1, icTriCast1.1, whole genome shotgun sequence genome, one interval contains:
- the LOC659870 gene encoding sphingomyelin phosphodiesterase isoform X2, giving the protein MVKTRRPFGFYWLCVGTSKLDFVAFLPPSDMFPVAICIAFLFLQIQAMPTIITAHPPSEERFSDDWDYKIGHDTVPVLQQFQKNHTLPPVANETARLLWELDQEKSTHLPQFVDQALKLLNLKQVAFEIENSVMSKVSCTACKAGAGLLQHYIKTGKSEKEIKKTIYQFCVNLKIQTPRVCEGITELFAGEVIYVLGKVTIGPDEVCSFVIGDACGDVYNPLHEWEVMFPPVPKPAIVEQKIPEMNAPTFKVLHLSDTHYDPYYHEGSNADCSEPLCCRLTNGLASTKEQAAGKWGDYRKCDTPKITVDNMLQHIQETHPDIDYILWTGDLPPHDIWNQTREENLKIIKETVKQMSDMFPGAPIFPALGNHESAPVNSFPPPFIDNPDNSISWLYDELDVQWRKWLPSSVSTTVRRGAFYSVLVRPGFRLISLNTNYCNNKNWWLLLNSTDPATELQWFIYELQSAEFNNEKVHVIGHIPPGHSDCLKVWSRNYYAIVNRYEATITAQFFGHTHFDEFEVFYDHKDLTRANNVAYVGPSVSPYYDLNPGYRIYYVDGDHDKSTRSVIDHESWTMNLREANLYGYPIWFKLYSARQAFGMDALRPSDWDALIDKMTNDPKLFELFYKYYYKASPVRPTCDMSCKKKILCDLHSGRSHDRKNLCQSIESRIDSTANTTWKEWFYNTISVSVV; this is encoded by the exons ATATGTTCCCAGTGGCAATATGTATCGCTTTCCTCTTTTTACAAATCCAAG cAATGCCAACAATTATAACAGCACACCCTCCCTCAGAAGAGCGCTTCAGCGATGACTGGGACTACAAAATCGGACATGATACGGTTCCTGTTTTGCAACAGTTTCAGAAAAATCACACACTTCCACCTGTGGCTAATGAGACT gcTCGACTTTTGTGGGAGCTTGATCAGGAAAAATCCACACATTTGCCGCAGTTTGTTGATCAAGCCTTGAAATTGCTGAATTTGAAACAAGTGGCTTTCGAAATTGAAAATTCAGTGATGTCGAAAGTGTCATGTACCGCATGTAAAGCAG gtgCCGGCTTGTTACAGCACTACATCAAAACCGGCAAATCggagaaagaaattaaaaaaacaatttaccaATTTTGCGTCAACTTAAAAATCCAAACACCTCGCGTTTGCGAAGGAATTACTGAACTTTTCGCTGGGGAAGTAATCTATGTTTTGGGTAAAGTTACCATCGGACCTGACGAAGTTTGTAGTTTTGTAATCGGAGACGCTTGTGGTGATGTTTATAATCCATTGCATGAATGGGAAGTTATGTTTCCGCCAGTTCCAAAACCAGCGATTGTCGAACAAAAAATTCCAGAA ATGAATGCGccaacttttaaagttttgcaTTTGTCGGACACCCATTACGACCCATATTACCATGAAGGGAGCAATGCTGATTGTAGTGAACCGCTGTGCTGTAGGTTGACCAATGGGTTGGCCAGTACCAAGGAACAGGCAGCTGGGAA ATGGGGCGACTACCGCAAGTGCGACACACCGAAAATCACCGTCGACAATATGCTCCAGCACATCCAGGAGACCCATCCC GACATCGACTACATCCTCTGGACCGGTGATCTGCCACCGCACGACATCTGGAACCAAACGCGCgaagaaaacttaaaaattatcaaagaAACAGTCAAACAAATGTCTGACATGTTCCCAGGAGCTCCAATTTTCCCAGCTTTGGGAAACCACGAATCGGCGCCAGTTAATAGTTTCCCGCCACCGTTTATCGATAATCCAGACAACTCCATCTCGTGGTTGTACGACGAGTTGGATGTACAGTGGCGGAAGTGGTTGCCGAGTTCTGTGAGCACGACTGTTAGGAGAGGAGCGTTTTATTCGGTTTTGGTCAGACCTGGATTTAGATTGATTTCGCTGAATACGaattattgtaataataagAACTGGTGGCTGTTGTTGAATAGTACAGACCCGGCCACTGAGCTCCAGTGGTTTATTTATGAGTTGCAGTCGGCGGAGTTTAACAACGAGAAAGTCCACGTTATTG GTCACATTCCTCCGGGTCATTCCGACTGTTTGAAAGTATGGTCGCGGAATTATTACGCGATTGTTAACAGATATGAGGCCACAATCACTGCTCAGTTCTTCGGACATACACATTTTGATGAATTTGAAGTCTTCTACGACCATAAAGATTTAA ccAGAGCAAACAATGTAGCTTATGTGGGCCCTTCTGTTTCACCGTACTATGACTTAAATCCTGGCTATAGGATTTATTATGTGGATGGCGATCACGACAAATCTACAAGA TCGGTGATTGATCACGAGTCATGGACTATGAATCTACGAGAAGCTAATTTATATGGTTATCCGATTTGGTTTAAATTATACTCAGCTAGACAAGCTTTTGGAATGGATGCACTTCGACCAAGTGACTGGGACGCTTTGATTGACAAAATGACGAATGATCCAAAATTGTTTGAACTGTTTTACAA ATATTACTACAAGGCGAGTCCCGTGAGACCCACGTGTGACATGTCatgcaagaaaaaaattctttgtgaTCTACATTCAGGCAGATCACACGACAGAAAAAATCTCTGTCAGTCAATTGAATCTCGAATAGATTCAACAGCAAACACCACGTGGAAGGAGTGGTTTTACAACACAATATCCGTATC AGTGGTGTAG
- the LOC659870 gene encoding sphingomyelin phosphodiesterase isoform X1 encodes MVKTRRPFGFYWLCVGTSKLDFVAFLPPSDMFPVAICIAFLFLQIQAMPTIITAHPPSEERFSDDWDYKIGHDTVPVLQQFQKNHTLPPVANETARLLWELDQEKSTHLPQFVDQALKLLNLKQVAFEIENSVMSKVSCTACKAGAGLLQHYIKTGKSEKEIKKTIYQFCVNLKIQTPRVCEGITELFAGEVIYVLGKVTIGPDEVCSFVIGDACGDVYNPLHEWEVMFPPVPKPAIVEQKIPEMNAPTFKVLHLSDTHYDPYYHEGSNADCSEPLCCRLTNGLASTKEQAAGKWGDYRKCDTPKITVDNMLQHIQETHPDIDYILWTGDLPPHDIWNQTREENLKIIKETVKQMSDMFPGAPIFPALGNHESAPVNSFPPPFIDNPDNSISWLYDELDVQWRKWLPSSVSTTVRRGAFYSVLVRPGFRLISLNTNYCNNKNWWLLLNSTDPATELQWFIYELQSAEFNNEKVHVIGHIPPGHSDCLKVWSRNYYAIVNRYEATITAQFFGHTHFDEFEVFYDHKDLTRANNVAYVGPSVSPYYDLNPGYRIYYVDGDHDKSTRSVIDHESWTMNLREANLYGYPIWFKLYSARQAFGMDALRPSDWDALIDKMTNDPKLFELFYKYYYKASPVRPTCDMSCKKKILCDLHSGRSHDRKNLCQSIESRIDSTANTTWKEWFYNTISVSMSVLWSIPRLTIQLPKYVLGLG; translated from the exons ATATGTTCCCAGTGGCAATATGTATCGCTTTCCTCTTTTTACAAATCCAAG cAATGCCAACAATTATAACAGCACACCCTCCCTCAGAAGAGCGCTTCAGCGATGACTGGGACTACAAAATCGGACATGATACGGTTCCTGTTTTGCAACAGTTTCAGAAAAATCACACACTTCCACCTGTGGCTAATGAGACT gcTCGACTTTTGTGGGAGCTTGATCAGGAAAAATCCACACATTTGCCGCAGTTTGTTGATCAAGCCTTGAAATTGCTGAATTTGAAACAAGTGGCTTTCGAAATTGAAAATTCAGTGATGTCGAAAGTGTCATGTACCGCATGTAAAGCAG gtgCCGGCTTGTTACAGCACTACATCAAAACCGGCAAATCggagaaagaaattaaaaaaacaatttaccaATTTTGCGTCAACTTAAAAATCCAAACACCTCGCGTTTGCGAAGGAATTACTGAACTTTTCGCTGGGGAAGTAATCTATGTTTTGGGTAAAGTTACCATCGGACCTGACGAAGTTTGTAGTTTTGTAATCGGAGACGCTTGTGGTGATGTTTATAATCCATTGCATGAATGGGAAGTTATGTTTCCGCCAGTTCCAAAACCAGCGATTGTCGAACAAAAAATTCCAGAA ATGAATGCGccaacttttaaagttttgcaTTTGTCGGACACCCATTACGACCCATATTACCATGAAGGGAGCAATGCTGATTGTAGTGAACCGCTGTGCTGTAGGTTGACCAATGGGTTGGCCAGTACCAAGGAACAGGCAGCTGGGAA ATGGGGCGACTACCGCAAGTGCGACACACCGAAAATCACCGTCGACAATATGCTCCAGCACATCCAGGAGACCCATCCC GACATCGACTACATCCTCTGGACCGGTGATCTGCCACCGCACGACATCTGGAACCAAACGCGCgaagaaaacttaaaaattatcaaagaAACAGTCAAACAAATGTCTGACATGTTCCCAGGAGCTCCAATTTTCCCAGCTTTGGGAAACCACGAATCGGCGCCAGTTAATAGTTTCCCGCCACCGTTTATCGATAATCCAGACAACTCCATCTCGTGGTTGTACGACGAGTTGGATGTACAGTGGCGGAAGTGGTTGCCGAGTTCTGTGAGCACGACTGTTAGGAGAGGAGCGTTTTATTCGGTTTTGGTCAGACCTGGATTTAGATTGATTTCGCTGAATACGaattattgtaataataagAACTGGTGGCTGTTGTTGAATAGTACAGACCCGGCCACTGAGCTCCAGTGGTTTATTTATGAGTTGCAGTCGGCGGAGTTTAACAACGAGAAAGTCCACGTTATTG GTCACATTCCTCCGGGTCATTCCGACTGTTTGAAAGTATGGTCGCGGAATTATTACGCGATTGTTAACAGATATGAGGCCACAATCACTGCTCAGTTCTTCGGACATACACATTTTGATGAATTTGAAGTCTTCTACGACCATAAAGATTTAA ccAGAGCAAACAATGTAGCTTATGTGGGCCCTTCTGTTTCACCGTACTATGACTTAAATCCTGGCTATAGGATTTATTATGTGGATGGCGATCACGACAAATCTACAAGA TCGGTGATTGATCACGAGTCATGGACTATGAATCTACGAGAAGCTAATTTATATGGTTATCCGATTTGGTTTAAATTATACTCAGCTAGACAAGCTTTTGGAATGGATGCACTTCGACCAAGTGACTGGGACGCTTTGATTGACAAAATGACGAATGATCCAAAATTGTTTGAACTGTTTTACAA ATATTACTACAAGGCGAGTCCCGTGAGACCCACGTGTGACATGTCatgcaagaaaaaaattctttgtgaTCTACATTCAGGCAGATCACACGACAGAAAAAATCTCTGTCAGTCAATTGAATCTCGAATAGATTCAACAGCAAACACCACGTGGAAGGAGTGGTTTTACAACACAATATCCGTATC